From Neobacillus sp. PS2-9, the proteins below share one genomic window:
- the purB gene encoding adenylosuccinate lyase yields the protein MIDRYTRPEMGAIWTEENRFNAWLEVEILACEAWAELGDIPKSDVEKLRQNASFDIERIKEIEEETRHDVVAFTRAVSETLGEERKWVHYGLTSTDVVDTALSYVLKQANVILLKDLENFVEILKNKAIEHKMTVMMGRTHGVHAEPTTFGLKLALWYEEMKRNLERFKQAAEGIEFGKISGAVGTYANINPFVEQYVCEKLGLQRAPISTQTLQRDRHAHYMSTIALIATSIEKFAVEVRGLQKSETREVEEFFAKGQKGSSAMPHKRNPIGSENMTGIARVLRGYMLTAYENVPLWHERDISHSSAERIILPDATIGLNYMLNRFGNIIKNLTVYPENMKRNMDRTLGLIYSQRVLLALIDKGLSREEAYDTVQPKAMEAWENQVPFRDLIEADGKIASLLSPVEIADCFDYNYHLQHVDTIFDRLGLNG from the coding sequence ATGATTGATCGTTACACAAGACCTGAAATGGGTGCCATTTGGACAGAGGAGAACCGCTTTAATGCCTGGCTGGAGGTAGAAATTCTAGCCTGTGAGGCATGGGCGGAGCTAGGTGATATTCCTAAGTCGGATGTGGAAAAATTACGCCAAAACGCGTCTTTCGATATTGAGCGTATCAAGGAAATTGAAGAAGAAACACGGCACGATGTGGTGGCCTTTACCCGTGCGGTGTCCGAAACATTAGGGGAAGAGCGGAAATGGGTGCATTACGGATTAACGTCCACAGATGTGGTAGATACGGCGCTTTCTTATGTTTTAAAGCAGGCCAATGTGATTTTACTAAAAGATCTGGAAAACTTTGTTGAGATTCTAAAGAACAAGGCCATCGAACACAAAATGACCGTTATGATGGGCCGAACTCACGGTGTTCATGCAGAGCCAACGACATTCGGGCTGAAACTTGCGCTTTGGTACGAAGAAATGAAGCGGAATCTAGAGCGCTTTAAGCAGGCTGCAGAAGGAATTGAATTTGGCAAAATTTCTGGTGCGGTAGGCACATATGCAAATATCAACCCGTTTGTTGAACAGTATGTTTGTGAAAAATTAGGGCTACAACGGGCACCGATTTCAACGCAAACGTTGCAGCGTGACCGCCATGCTCACTATATGTCCACGATTGCTTTGATTGCGACGTCCATTGAGAAGTTTGCAGTGGAGGTTCGCGGATTGCAAAAGAGTGAGACGCGTGAGGTAGAAGAATTTTTTGCAAAAGGTCAAAAGGGTTCCTCAGCAATGCCGCATAAACGGAATCCAATTGGTTCCGAGAATATGACGGGAATTGCTCGTGTTTTACGCGGATATATGTTGACTGCATATGAAAATGTGCCACTGTGGCATGAACGTGATATCTCTCATTCGTCTGCTGAACGAATCATTTTGCCGGATGCGACGATTGGTTTGAATTATATGCTAAATCGATTTGGTAATATTATTAAAAATCTTACTGTGTATCCGGAAAATATGAAGCGCAATATGGACCGGACGCTTGGTTTGATTTACTCACAGCGTGTGTTGCTTGCGCTGATTGATAAAGGGTTATCACGTGAAGAGGCGTACGATACGGTACAGCCGAAGGCGATGGAAGCGTGGGAGAATCAGGTTCCATTCCGTGACTTGATTGAAGCAGATGGTAAAATTGCTTCGTTGCTGTCACCGGTTGAAATTGCCGATTGCTTTGACTATAACTACCATCTACAGCATGTAGATACGATCTTTGACCGATTAGGGTTGAATGGGTGA
- the purK gene encoding 5-(carboxyamino)imidazole ribonucleotide synthase, whose protein sequence is MISLSKVILPGATIGIIGGGQLGRMMALAAKAQGFRIAVLEPTPDSPCGQVADVQVIGAYNSREAISKLAEMSDVITYEFENIDADTLGWLCEHAYVPQGPTLLTITQDRIREKRVIQQAGIEVAPYEVIRSLHDLLLKIDAVGYPAVLKTARGGYDGKGQLVIHHPEDVLEGKALCEKGPCVLEKWIPFEKELSVIVTRKQNGETAIFPVAENIHVDNILHQTIVPARISETVAAAAVQKAEELADSLELVGTLAVEMFLTNDGTIYVNELAPRPHNSGHFSIEACETSQFEQHIRAICNWPLGSTELLKPAVMVNLLGEHLESLYREIPTQKDWKVHLYGKEDPKWKRKMGHVTLLRETTADALKELEMSSIWNTAKEKIGG, encoded by the coding sequence GTGATCAGCTTGTCTAAAGTGATTTTACCAGGAGCAACTATTGGCATAATTGGTGGAGGTCAGTTGGGAAGAATGATGGCCCTAGCAGCAAAGGCACAGGGCTTTCGAATTGCCGTTTTAGAGCCGACACCAGACTCTCCCTGCGGCCAAGTAGCGGATGTGCAAGTGATTGGTGCATACAATAGCCGAGAGGCCATCAGTAAGTTAGCAGAGATGAGCGATGTCATTACATACGAATTTGAAAATATAGATGCAGATACGTTAGGCTGGTTATGTGAGCATGCCTATGTGCCGCAAGGTCCAACCCTACTTACAATTACACAGGATCGGATCAGGGAAAAACGAGTGATTCAGCAGGCGGGTATCGAGGTTGCCCCCTATGAGGTGATACGGAGCTTGCATGATTTATTGTTAAAAATAGATGCAGTTGGGTACCCGGCGGTCTTAAAAACAGCAAGAGGCGGGTATGATGGGAAGGGGCAGCTTGTCATTCACCATCCGGAAGACGTGTTAGAGGGCAAGGCTCTCTGTGAAAAAGGCCCATGTGTGTTGGAGAAATGGATTCCATTTGAAAAAGAACTATCTGTCATTGTGACACGCAAGCAAAATGGTGAAACAGCCATTTTCCCTGTAGCTGAAAATATTCATGTCGATAATATTTTACATCAAACGATTGTCCCAGCGAGGATTTCAGAGACTGTTGCAGCAGCTGCTGTTCAAAAGGCGGAGGAATTAGCAGATTCTCTTGAATTAGTAGGCACACTGGCAGTAGAAATGTTTTTAACGAATGATGGGACCATATATGTTAATGAGCTGGCACCAAGGCCGCATAATTCCGGGCATTTTTCGATAGAAGCTTGCGAGACCTCACAGTTTGAGCAGCATATACGTGCTATTTGTAACTGGCCGTTAGGAAGCACGGAGCTATTAAAACCAGCCGTTATGGTCAATCTATTAGGAGAACATCTTGAATCCTTGTATAGAGAGATTCCTACCCAAAAAGATTGGAAGGTTCATCTGTACGGAAAAGAAGATCCTAAATGGAAACGGAAGATGGGTCATGTTACACTTTTACGAGAAACAACTGCGGACGCTCTTAAGGAGCTCGAAATGAGCAGTATTTGGAACACAGCAAAAGAAAAGATCGGGGGATAA
- the purE gene encoding 5-(carboxyamino)imidazole ribonucleotide mutase, producing MKVGIIMGSKSDWETMKHACDILDQLEIVYEKKVISAHRTPDLMFTYAEEARNRGLKVIIAGAGGAAHLPGMVAAKTTLPVIGVPIQSQALKGLDSLLSIVQMPGGVPVATVAIGKAGAINAGLLAAQILATEDQKLANQLEARREAIKLEVLESSDQLV from the coding sequence ATGAAAGTTGGCATCATCATGGGGAGCAAGTCAGACTGGGAAACAATGAAGCATGCATGTGACATTCTTGATCAGCTTGAAATTGTCTATGAGAAAAAGGTGATTTCAGCGCACCGGACGCCTGATTTGATGTTTACCTATGCTGAAGAAGCAAGAAACAGAGGGCTAAAGGTAATCATAGCGGGAGCAGGTGGTGCAGCACATCTTCCAGGCATGGTAGCGGCAAAGACAACTCTTCCGGTTATCGGTGTTCCCATTCAATCACAAGCCTTAAAAGGATTAGATTCCCTGCTATCCATTGTGCAAATGCCAGGCGGTGTGCCAGTTGCAACGGTGGCCATTGGAAAAGCTGGGGCTATAAATGCAGGACTGTTAGCCGCACAAATTTTAGCAACAGAAGATCAGAAGCTTGCTAATCAATTAGAAGCGAGAAGAGAAGCTATTAAACTAGAAGTCTTAGAAAGTAGTGATCAGCTTGTCTAA
- a CDS encoding NETI motif-containing protein has product MSKKQKFEVQENESIEDCLNRMKQQGYVPVRRTEKPIFREVKKGNETIYEPVGREIVFEAQLSE; this is encoded by the coding sequence ATGAGTAAGAAGCAGAAATTTGAGGTCCAGGAAAATGAAAGTATTGAGGATTGCTTGAATAGAATGAAACAGCAAGGTTATGTTCCTGTCCGGCGTACAGAGAAACCCATTTTTCGAGAAGTGAAAAAGGGAAACGAAACTATTTACGAACCAGTCGGCCGTGAAATCGTGTTTGAAGCCCAGTTATCGGAGTAA
- a CDS encoding DUF5698 domain-containing protein, which produces MLENSFIMVVIILLINIVYVSFFTIRMILTLKGQRYLAAFLSTIEVVIYVLGLGLVLNNLNEIQNLIAYAVGYGVGVIVGMKIEEKLALGYITVNVITKEYDKDLPKILREKGYGVTNWEANGLEGDRMAMQILTPRKFELKLYDAIKSLDPKAFIITYEPKSIHGGFWVKSVKRGKLFS; this is translated from the coding sequence GTGTTAGAAAACAGTTTTATCATGGTAGTAATTATTCTGCTCATCAATATTGTCTATGTTTCTTTTTTTACCATAAGGATGATACTAACTTTAAAGGGGCAGCGCTATCTCGCAGCATTTCTTAGTACGATTGAAGTGGTTATTTATGTGCTTGGACTGGGTCTGGTATTAAATAATCTCAATGAAATTCAAAACCTTATAGCCTACGCGGTTGGATATGGTGTCGGTGTCATTGTCGGTATGAAGATTGAAGAAAAGCTGGCTCTCGGCTATATTACTGTTAATGTAATAACAAAGGAATATGATAAAGACCTTCCTAAAATTCTAAGAGAAAAAGGGTATGGCGTCACCAATTGGGAAGCAAATGGACTTGAAGGCGACCGGATGGCGATGCAAATACTCACCCCAAGAAAATTTGAATTAAAACTATATGATGCGATAAAAAGTTTGGATCCGAAGGCATTCATTATTACCTATGAACCGAAATCCATCCATGGTGGTTTCTGGGTCAAATCAGTGAAAAGAGGGAAATTATTTTCATGA
- a CDS encoding mechanosensitive ion channel family protein — translation MMDWLDLLHKYKLTSIILAAVIAWICVYIINKLVHDFFKRTHFIEERKEQTIESMIRSLTKYTATLSFIFFAISQYVNNFGRVLAGAGVVGVIVGFGAQSLIRDILSGIFLIYEKQLHKGDFITINNTFNGTVEEIGLRFIKLREWSGKLLTISNGEIKQIHNYNINQMRVIERVVISYRENPDKVMEVLELACEKINEINKPCMKLDATECIVEPFKVYGMTSLNASFRGIEYTITGLVDDAFYWDAAKQTRRIIAQTLYNHEIRLAEDTMLLKQAEDLHTSQTLENSGLITTLKD, via the coding sequence ATGATGGATTGGTTGGATTTGCTCCATAAATATAAATTGACGAGTATTATTTTGGCTGCTGTGATTGCATGGATTTGTGTGTATATTATCAATAAACTCGTCCATGATTTTTTTAAGCGTACTCATTTTATTGAGGAACGAAAAGAACAAACGATCGAGAGTATGATCCGATCATTAACAAAGTACACCGCCACTTTAAGCTTTATCTTTTTTGCCATCTCTCAATACGTCAACAATTTTGGCAGAGTTCTTGCAGGGGCTGGAGTAGTCGGGGTGATCGTCGGATTTGGCGCACAAAGCCTGATTAGAGATATCCTTTCTGGAATTTTTTTAATTTATGAGAAGCAACTGCATAAAGGTGATTTTATTACGATTAACAATACCTTCAATGGTACAGTTGAGGAGATAGGACTAAGATTTATTAAACTCCGGGAGTGGAGTGGCAAGCTATTAACCATAAGTAACGGCGAAATAAAGCAAATACATAATTACAATATCAATCAAATGCGTGTCATCGAGAGAGTCGTCATCAGCTATCGAGAAAACCCAGACAAGGTAATGGAGGTCCTGGAACTGGCTTGTGAAAAAATTAATGAAATAAACAAACCCTGCATGAAATTAGACGCGACAGAATGTATCGTTGAGCCATTTAAGGTGTACGGAATGACATCCTTAAATGCTTCCTTCAGAGGAATCGAATACACGATTACCGGTTTGGTGGATGACGCTTTTTACTGGGATGCCGCAAAACAAACTAGGAGAATAATTGCCCAAACACTATACAATCACGAGATACGACTAGCTGAGGACACGATGCTGCTCAAGCAGGCAGAAGACCTGCATACTTCACAAACTCTGGAAAATTCGGGGCTTATTACAACACTTAAGGACTGA